ACAAAGCTTATCTGGTACATGCCCCGCATTTATCAGCTGCCTGAACTTTGCTGCTGGTTATGCAGCCCCTTATCACACCCGTGATTACACATTTACCACAGAGCAGATAAAGCAAGGATACAAAGTTGGGCTGTGGCAGAGATTGCTGAGAAGCGCGGAGCGAGAGCCGGAGCTCCTGTGCTGCCGCGGGTTTCCTTCCCTGGAGGCTCTCAGCtgatccctgcaggaatggccctggggctcagtgcttctccaccagctgtgcttctgctcctgtccctgctgggtctggctgctgctgggaagcTCCTGGTGGTATCGGTGGACGGGAGCCCCTGGTTCAGCATCCGGGAGGggctggacatgctccagcagagGGGACACGAGGTGGTCGTGGTGGCACCTGAAGTGGCTTTGCACGTCAAACCATCAGAGAATTTTGTGATGAAAACCTACCCGGTCCCCTACACACGGGAAGATATGGACAATGCATTCAAGGCATTTTTTAATATTACATTTCAAGATGGATCTTTTTTTGAAAGATATTTTAAAACAGTAGAAGCTATGAAAAGATCCTCTGATTTATTTTTCTCCAGCTGTAGGCATCTTCTGCAAAACAAGGAGCTCATCAGGTATCTTGAGGAGAGAAAGTTTGATGCCATCTTTACAGATCCTATAATACCTTGTGGAGTGATCCTGGCTGAGCATCTTTCCCTTCCTTCTATCTATTTCTTTCGAGCAATCCCATGTGGGTTAGATTTTGAAGCCACTCAGTGTCCCAATCCTCCTTCCTATGTGCCCAGGTTATTTTCCGACTTGACAGACCGCATGACCTTTTTCCAGCGGGTGAAGAATTTGCTGTTTGACACCCAAAACCTTTTCCTCTGTAATTTTCTCTTTGACCCATACACAAAACTGGCTTCAGAGTTCCTGCAGCGGGAGGTGACTTTGCCGGATCTCTTTCACAAGGGCTCTGTTTGGCTCTTGAGGTCAGAATTTGTGCTAGACTATGCAAGACCCTTGATGCCCAACATCATTCCCATTGGAGGAGCAAACTGTGCTCACAAGGAGTTGCCTCAGGTGGGTTgcattttgatttt
The sequence above is a segment of the Melospiza melodia melodia isolate bMelMel2 chromosome 8, bMelMel2.pri, whole genome shotgun sequence genome. Coding sequences within it:
- the LOC134421565 gene encoding UDP-glucuronosyltransferase 1A1-like isoform X3, with product MALGLSASPPAVLLLLSLLGLAAAGKLLVVSVDGSPWFSIREGLDMLQQRGHEVVVVAPEVALHVKPSENFVMKTYPVPYTREDMDNAFKAFFNITFQDGSFFERYFKTVEAMKRSSDLFFSSCRHLLQNKELIRYLEERKFDAIFTDPIIPCGVILAEHLSLPSIYFFRAIPCGLDFEATQCPNPPSYVPRLFSDLTDRMTFFQRVKNLLFDTQNLFLCNFLFDPYTKLASEFLQREVTLPDLFHKGSVWLLRSEFVLDYARPLMPNIIPIGGANCAHKELPQEFEAMVNASGEHGIVVFSLGSMVSEIPMKKAMEIAEGLGTVPQTVFWRYTGKAPPNLPKNVKLVKWLPQNDLLAHPKTRAFITHGGSHGVYEGICNAVPMVLMPLFGDQMDNAKRVESRGAGLTLNILEMTSTDISNALKAVINDKTYKENIQRLSDLHLDRPIHPLDLAVHWVEFVMRHKGAPHLRPAAHDLNWVQYHSLDVIAFLAAVTLLFLFISFKCCLCCCRRCCGKKGRTGKATKAKSH